A single region of the Anaerostipes rhamnosivorans genome encodes:
- a CDS encoding YbjQ family protein: MILVNTDYITGKELEMIQLVKGNTIQTKNVGRDITQGFKHLVGGELTAYTEMMNDARALATKRMAEEAESLGADAVVNIRYASAEVMAGAAEIMAYGTAVKFK, translated from the coding sequence ATGATCTTAGTAAATACTGATTACATTACAGGAAAAGAATTAGAAATGATCCAGCTGGTAAAAGGCAATACGATCCAGACAAAAAATGTAGGAAGGGATATCACACAGGGATTTAAACATCTGGTAGGCGGGGAGTTGACAGCCTACACTGAAATGATGAACGATGCCCGTGCTTTGGCTACCAAACGCATGGCTGAGGAAGCTGAAAGCCTGGGAGCGGATGCGGTTGTCAATATCCGTTATGCTTCCGCGGAAGTTATGGCCGGGGCCGCAGAGATCATGGCTTATGGAACTGCAGTGAAGTTTAAATAA
- the cmr4 gene encoding type III-B CRISPR module RAMP protein Cmr4 — MKTAVYLLKCLTNMHVGNGEESYNIIDNEVEKDVVTGNPAIYSSGIKGSLLQHFRTQTDVSKEIIEYIFGNEFGGPVVKEGHFKFLQAQLLARPMRVSCGEATYAMVTTNEILHSFIEHMKIFGSQKNEKDLFKEIPQNGYDFAVMESSKIIEIEGYPVKKIINNTFPDELQLTDNLAIASSSIFQSIDLPVLARNRLENGTSKNLWYEQIVPHESLFYMTVLYPDDCDKFDYFNEIVTNNIVQFGGSASVGYGYTKITCLEGGVQK, encoded by the coding sequence ATGAAGACAGCAGTATATTTATTAAAGTGTTTAACAAACATGCATGTGGGAAATGGTGAAGAAAGTTATAATATTATAGATAATGAAGTAGAAAAAGATGTGGTTACCGGAAATCCTGCCATTTATTCTTCGGGAATAAAAGGCTCTCTGCTTCAGCATTTTAGGACACAGACGGACGTCAGCAAGGAAATAATAGAATACATATTTGGCAATGAGTTTGGCGGACCGGTTGTAAAAGAAGGACATTTTAAATTTCTGCAGGCACAGCTGCTTGCAAGGCCTATGAGAGTGTCATGCGGAGAAGCTACATATGCGATGGTGACGACGAATGAAATCCTGCATTCCTTTATAGAACATATGAAGATATTTGGATCTCAAAAAAATGAGAAAGATTTGTTTAAAGAAATACCTCAAAATGGTTATGATTTTGCGGTCATGGAATCTTCAAAAATTATCGAAATAGAAGGGTATCCGGTTAAGAAAATAATAAATAATACGTTCCCAGATGAACTTCAACTAACTGATAATCTTGCTATCGCATCCTCATCCATCTTTCAAAGTATTGATCTCCCGGTTCTTGCAAGAAATCGTCTGGAAAATGGAACGTCTAAAAATCTTTGGTACGAGCAGATCGTACCCCATGAGAGCCTGTTTTATATGACGGTATTGTACCCGGATGACTGTGACAAATTTGATTATTTCAATGAAATTGTCACCAATAACATAGTACAGTTTGGAGGAAGTGCTTCTGTGGGATATGGATATACCAAGATCACGTGTTTAGAAGGGGGAGTACAGAAGTGA
- the cmr6 gene encoding type III-B CRISPR module RAMP protein Cmr6: MGEKTNSNLQYLFEVDYYKCLLKTDEEAEYQMKTCKDRLVDSDFKKHTNSYDELKQLHGVVSFQLKTCSPGLLIGIGNAHGTKGKNEDIQMGMSMDYVTGYPYIPGSTIKGIIRSGFKKFPEEICKWLGWEYESGGEQKLGELEKKVFEPDLDKEFAEKDLFFDAYITKAEECGRKFIDTDNITPHINKKNPAESIFKSPEAITTILKVRPNITFEFNIRMSDGGKIEDSEKNRKDLYQKLLCELGIGAKTNLGYGSMVPVKNKIELKPGNLYSAEVIEVQGRQLKCRIGEANYSIVKKKNILNVEKTKGELSDFFHVGMKIRIRMKREINESGKLISIFNMEDQGEEMKKLFESRGLYHE; encoded by the coding sequence ATGGGGGAGAAAACGAATAGTAATCTTCAATATTTATTTGAGGTTGATTATTATAAATGTCTATTAAAAACTGATGAGGAAGCTGAATATCAAATGAAGACATGTAAAGATCGATTAGTTGACTCAGATTTCAAAAAGCATACGAACAGTTATGACGAATTGAAACAATTACATGGGGTAGTGTCTTTTCAGCTGAAAACCTGTTCTCCTGGCCTGTTGATAGGGATTGGAAACGCACATGGAACAAAAGGAAAAAACGAAGATATCCAGATGGGAATGTCAATGGACTATGTTACCGGATATCCATATATTCCAGGATCCACGATTAAGGGAATTATCCGATCAGGATTTAAGAAGTTTCCGGAAGAAATCTGCAAATGGCTTGGGTGGGAGTATGAAAGCGGAGGAGAACAGAAACTGGGAGAGCTTGAGAAAAAGGTTTTTGAACCGGATTTGGACAAGGAGTTTGCAGAAAAGGATTTATTTTTTGATGCTTATATTACAAAAGCAGAAGAATGTGGAAGAAAGTTTATAGATACAGATAATATAACTCCTCATATCAATAAGAAAAATCCGGCAGAGAGTATTTTTAAATCACCAGAGGCAATCACTACGATACTGAAAGTGCGGCCTAATATTACCTTTGAATTTAACATAAGAATGAGCGATGGGGGTAAGATTGAAGATTCAGAAAAGAACAGGAAGGATTTGTATCAGAAGCTTTTGTGTGAACTTGGGATTGGGGCAAAGACAAATCTTGGTTATGGATCTATGGTGCCGGTTAAAAACAAAATTGAGTTAAAACCTGGAAACCTTTATTCAGCTGAGGTCATAGAGGTCCAGGGAAGACAATTAAAGTGTAGAATTGGAGAAGCAAATTATTCTATAGTCAAAAAGAAAAATATTTTGAATGTAGAAAAGACAAAGGGCGAATTATCTGACTTCTTTCATGTGGGAATGAAAATACGAATAAGGATGAAAAGAGAAATAAATGAATCTGGAAAACTTATTTCTATTTTTAATATGGAAGATCAAGGAGAGGAAATGAAAAAGTTATTTGAAAGCAGGGGGTTATATCATGAATGA
- a CDS encoding carbamoyl phosphate synthase small subunit has translation MDAFLILEDGQVFKGKSFGAKKEVICEVVFNTSMTGYLEVLTDPSYQGQGVVMTYPLIGNYGVCLEDAESVKPWHSAFIVRELSRTASNFRSEQDLEAYLIANDIPGIQGVDTRAITKILREEGCMGGMITTDPDYDLDEILPKLKGYQVKDAVKTVTRNEKEHFPGDGLKVALLDLGTKSNIAKSLNKRGCDVTVYPAFTTAEEILGDQPDGIMLSNGPGDPKECVSIIKEIKKLYDSEVPIFAICLGHQLMALANGADTRKMRFGHRGGNHPVKDLATGRVYISSQNHGYVIKKESVPKNLAEVSFINVNDKSIEGLRYKDKNVRTVQFHPEASPGPVDTAYLFDEFIEMMKGAKNA, from the coding sequence ATGGACGCATTTTTGATTTTGGAAGATGGGCAAGTGTTTAAAGGAAAAAGTTTCGGCGCCAAGAAAGAAGTGATCTGCGAAGTTGTATTTAATACATCGATGACAGGTTATCTGGAGGTGCTTACGGACCCGTCCTATCAGGGACAGGGAGTTGTCATGACATATCCGCTGATTGGAAATTACGGCGTATGTCTTGAGGATGCAGAATCCGTAAAGCCATGGCATTCGGCTTTTATTGTAAGAGAATTATCAAGAACTGCAAGTAACTTCAGGAGTGAGCAGGATCTGGAGGCATATCTTATTGCCAATGATATACCTGGAATCCAGGGAGTGGATACCAGAGCGATCACAAAAATCTTAAGAGAAGAAGGCTGCATGGGTGGAATGATCACTACAGATCCAGATTACGATTTGGATGAGATCCTTCCAAAATTAAAAGGATATCAGGTAAAAGACGCAGTAAAGACTGTAACAAGAAATGAAAAAGAGCATTTTCCGGGGGACGGGCTGAAGGTTGCCCTTTTAGACCTGGGCACAAAGAGCAATATTGCGAAGTCTTTAAATAAGAGAGGCTGCGATGTTACAGTTTATCCGGCATTTACTACAGCAGAAGAAATCCTTGGGGACCAGCCGGACGGGATTATGTTGTCCAACGGACCTGGGGATCCGAAAGAATGTGTGTCCATTATCAAAGAGATCAAGAAATTATACGACAGCGAGGTACCGATTTTTGCAATCTGCCTTGGGCATCAGCTGATGGCCCTGGCCAACGGTGCGGATACGAGAAAGATGCGTTTCGGACACCGCGGCGGCAACCACCCGGTCAAAGATCTTGCGACAGGACGCGTTTATATTTCTTCCCAGAACCATGGATATGTCATTAAAAAAGAAAGTGTACCAAAGAATCTGGCAGAAGTTTCATTCATCAATGTCAACGATAAGAGCATTGAGGGGCTCCGCTATAAGGACAAGAATGTCCGTACCGTGCAGTTCCATCCGGAAGCCAGCCCGGGACCGGTTGACACCGCTTACTTGTTTGATGAATTTATTGAAATGATGAAAGGAGCAAAAAATGCCTAG
- a CDS encoding ANTAR domain-containing response regulator → MGSLVNIFVLFPKQEQARSIRNLLVRNGFEVTAACVTGAQIMQRAESLEDGLVVCGYKFVDMVSSELREYLPTGFKMIVLAPQTNLEFFDLQGMEYLPMPLKPQLLLEKVRQVVDTMLARQKEKKHKPRQRTREELEIIEEVKALLMKNNRITEQEAHEYIQRRSMNSGVGLIEMAKMIRDSYTY, encoded by the coding sequence GTGGGAAGCTTGGTTAATATTTTTGTTCTTTTCCCGAAACAAGAACAGGCAAGGAGCATCCGTAACCTGCTTGTGAGAAATGGATTTGAAGTGACGGCTGCCTGTGTTACAGGAGCCCAGATTATGCAGCGGGCGGAGAGTCTGGAAGACGGACTAGTTGTCTGCGGCTATAAGTTTGTTGACATGGTCAGCAGTGAACTGAGGGAATATCTCCCGACAGGGTTTAAAATGATCGTTTTGGCTCCCCAGACGAATCTTGAATTTTTTGATCTTCAGGGGATGGAATATCTGCCCATGCCGTTAAAACCCCAGCTTTTGTTAGAAAAGGTCAGACAGGTGGTAGACACCATGCTGGCCAGACAAAAGGAAAAGAAGCATAAACCGAGACAGCGCACCAGAGAAGAACTGGAGATTATAGAAGAAGTTAAGGCACTGCTGATGAAAAATAACCGGATCACAGAGCAGGAAGCCCACGAATACATCCAGCGCCGCAGTATGAACAGCGGGGTCGGATTAATTGAGATGGCAAAAATGATCCGGGATTCATATACATATTAA
- a CDS encoding PsbP-related protein, whose product MKKVLLALTVFILVFSMAGCGTKKSTKREETKQYSVEGTDLVYKLPKSWKSMEEEAEGAFQKEERGKVVVTFQVETVDLPNLDINKKENLDAYLKSVKANNPYYKSNLKAKAKTVNDLKGQYISFDAENDNGEMKYQGFLFNIDGKLIALSMFYQDSEYKKQFEDILTSIKVED is encoded by the coding sequence ATGAAAAAAGTTTTATTAGCTTTAACTGTATTTATATTAGTTTTTAGTATGGCAGGATGTGGGACAAAGAAGTCAACAAAAAGGGAGGAAACAAAACAGTACAGTGTGGAAGGAACGGATCTGGTCTATAAACTTCCAAAGAGCTGGAAATCAATGGAGGAAGAAGCAGAGGGTGCTTTTCAGAAAGAAGAAAGAGGAAAGGTTGTAGTTACTTTTCAAGTAGAGACAGTTGATTTGCCCAATTTAGATATTAATAAAAAGGAAAATCTGGATGCTTATTTAAAATCTGTCAAAGCAAACAACCCCTACTATAAATCAAATTTAAAAGCTAAAGCCAAGACAGTGAATGATTTAAAAGGACAGTACATTTCATTTGACGCAGAAAATGACAATGGAGAGATGAAATACCAAGGTTTTCTTTTTAATATAGATGGTAAGCTTATTGCTTTATCTATGTTTTATCAGGATTCTGAGTATAAAAAGCAGTTTGAGGACATACTAACATCTATAAAAGTAGAGGATTAG
- a CDS encoding type III-B CRISPR module-associated protein Cmr5 produces MNKRKVDQAISRAYDVLNEIGIVEEINGEPVILKGYKSQISAFGASISMGSLISAVSFYSEKGNAAVDRTKLMKAIYIMINEQEKLDQPDCTLWEYIKETLSGCKGLEYRETYAVLKEQVINYSIALKLAMNLYPLKDDAEIGEKDNGGENE; encoded by the coding sequence GTGAATAAGAGAAAGGTAGATCAGGCCATTTCACGGGCTTATGATGTTTTGAATGAAATAGGTATTGTCGAAGAAATAAATGGAGAACCAGTGATCTTAAAGGGATACAAATCTCAGATCTCAGCTTTCGGGGCATCCATATCAATGGGCAGTTTAATTTCCGCAGTCTCTTTTTATAGTGAAAAAGGGAATGCAGCCGTAGACCGGACAAAGTTGATGAAAGCTATTTATATAATGATCAATGAACAGGAAAAGCTGGATCAACCGGATTGCACTCTTTGGGAATATATAAAGGAGACCTTGTCAGGATGTAAGGGTCTTGAATATCGTGAAACATATGCTGTATTAAAGGAACAAGTCATAAATTATTCGATTGCATTAAAGCTGGCAATGAATTTATATCCACTGAAGGATGATGCGGAGATAGGAGAAAAAGATAATGGGGGAGAAAACGAATAG
- a CDS encoding epoxyqueuosine reductase QueH, translating into MMKENYQKKLDRIIEGLQDERPSLLLHSCCAPCSCYVLEYLSKYFQITVYYYNPNIDSEEEYEKRAEEQRRLISEMEFPEEVAFIKEEFRPKEFYEAVKGYEKEPEGGKRCLICYRLRLSEAARAARDLGSDYFTTTLTISPMKNAQWLNEIGQEMEEQFHVKFLPSDFKKKNGYKRSVELSQMYGLYRQSFCGCIFSKNAN; encoded by the coding sequence ATGATGAAGGAAAATTATCAGAAAAAGTTAGACCGTATCATAGAAGGGCTTCAGGATGAGAGGCCTTCTCTTTTGCTGCACAGCTGCTGTGCTCCTTGCAGCTGCTACGTTTTGGAATATCTCTCAAAGTATTTTCAAATCACAGTATATTACTATAACCCCAACATTGACTCCGAAGAAGAATATGAAAAAAGAGCCGAAGAGCAGAGACGCCTGATCTCAGAGATGGAATTCCCGGAGGAAGTGGCCTTTATAAAAGAAGAGTTTCGTCCCAAAGAGTTTTATGAAGCTGTCAAGGGATATGAAAAGGAGCCGGAGGGCGGGAAACGGTGTCTTATTTGTTATCGGCTGAGACTTTCAGAGGCAGCCAGGGCGGCCCGGGATCTGGGAAGTGATTATTTTACCACCACACTTACGATAAGTCCGATGAAGAACGCACAATGGCTCAATGAAATCGGACAGGAGATGGAGGAGCAGTTTCATGTAAAGTTCCTGCCGTCTGATTTTAAGAAAAAGAATGGTTATAAACGTTCTGTAGAGCTGTCACAAATGTATGGGTTATACCGGCAAAGCTTCTGCGGCTGTATTTTTTCAAAAAACGCAAATTAA
- the carB gene encoding carbamoyl-phosphate synthase large subunit, which translates to MPRIEDIKKVLVIGSGPIVIGQAAEFDYAGTQACRALQEEGIEVVLVNSNPATIMTDKDIADKVYIEPLTAEVVEKIVEKEKPDSILPTLGGQAALNLAMELEESGYLEKSGVRLIGTSSTTIKKAEDRQEFKDTMEKIGEPIAAGRVVTDIPAGAEFAEEIGYPVVCRPAYTLGGSGGGIAHDREELEVILENGLRLSRVGEVLVERYIGGWKEVEYEVMRDANGTCITVCNMENIDPVGVHTGDSIVVAPSQTLGDKEYQMLRTSALNIITELKVNGGCNVQFALNPDSFEYCVIEVNPRVSRSSALASKATGYPIAKVTAKIAVGYNLDEIPNAITGKTYASFEPMLDYCVVKMPRLPFDKFIHAKRTLTTQMKATGEVMSICNNFEGALMKAIRSLEQNVDSLIFGNYGDMSDEELKSELEKIDDLRIYVIAEAIRRGFDYDTIFNITKIDRWFLDKIAVLVEMEKKLQSAGELDKELLAEAKRLEFPDSVIGKLTGKTAKEIKELRNQFDLHAAYKMVDTCAAEFEASTPYYYSIYGSENEVEELSKKKKVMVLGSGPIRIGQGIEFDYCSVHSVWALREAGYETIIVNNNPETVSTDFDVADKLYFEPLTAEDVESIVDLEKPDGAVVQFGGQTAIKLTQALMEMGVPILGTSAENVDAAEDRELFDEILEECCIPRPKGMTVFTCEEALNAAHELGYPVLVRPSYVLGGQGMQIAVSDEDIISFIEIINRQTQEHPILIDKYLVGREVEVDAVCDGEEIIIPGIMEHIERAGIHSGDSISVYPSINLSDKVKRVIAEYTRKLAKSLHVVGLINIQFIVCDEEVFVIEVNPRSSRTVPYISKVTGIPIVDLAAKVIAGAKIKNLEYKPGLQDESEYYAIKKPVFSFEKLRGAEVSLGPEMKSTGECLGVSKNYNEALYKAFLGAGINLPKYKKMILTVKDSDKIDAVDIGRRFADLGYEIFSTRSTCRVLNENGVPAHPINKLEEESPNLLDLILDDKIDLIIDTPSQGVGRSKDGFLIRRYAIETGVTCLTSLDTADALLTSLESGSRENLSVVDIAQI; encoded by the coding sequence ATGCCTAGGATAGAAGATATTAAGAAAGTATTAGTCATTGGGTCCGGACCGATCGTCATCGGACAGGCAGCAGAGTTTGACTATGCGGGAACCCAGGCCTGTCGTGCCCTTCAGGAAGAGGGAATCGAAGTTGTTTTGGTAAACTCCAACCCGGCCACCATCATGACAGATAAAGATATCGCTGATAAAGTCTACATTGAGCCGCTGACTGCGGAGGTTGTAGAAAAAATCGTGGAAAAAGAAAAACCGGACAGCATTCTTCCGACTCTCGGAGGACAGGCTGCCCTGAACCTTGCCATGGAGCTTGAAGAGAGCGGGTATCTTGAAAAGAGCGGCGTGCGCCTGATCGGTACCTCTTCCACAACGATCAAAAAGGCAGAGGACCGCCAGGAATTTAAAGATACTATGGAAAAGATCGGGGAGCCCATCGCGGCGGGACGGGTTGTAACTGATATTCCTGCGGGTGCAGAATTTGCGGAAGAGATCGGTTATCCAGTTGTGTGCCGTCCGGCCTATACATTGGGAGGAAGCGGCGGCGGAATCGCCCACGACAGAGAAGAGTTAGAGGTGATCCTGGAAAATGGACTCAGACTGAGCCGTGTAGGAGAAGTTCTCGTAGAGCGTTACATCGGCGGATGGAAAGAAGTCGAGTATGAAGTGATGCGTGATGCCAACGGCACCTGCATTACAGTATGTAATATGGAAAACATTGATCCGGTCGGAGTCCACACTGGTGACAGTATCGTTGTGGCCCCTTCCCAGACATTAGGGGACAAAGAGTACCAGATGCTGCGTACTTCCGCCCTGAATATTATCACGGAACTTAAAGTAAACGGCGGATGTAACGTGCAGTTTGCGTTGAACCCGGACAGTTTTGAATACTGTGTCATCGAGGTAAATCCACGTGTCAGCCGTTCTTCTGCCCTGGCATCCAAGGCGACAGGTTATCCGATCGCAAAGGTGACAGCAAAGATCGCAGTGGGATACAATCTGGATGAGATTCCAAATGCGATCACTGGAAAAACTTACGCAAGCTTTGAACCAATGCTGGATTACTGTGTTGTCAAAATGCCGCGTCTGCCGTTTGACAAGTTTATTCATGCAAAGAGGACGCTGACGACTCAGATGAAAGCGACCGGAGAGGTCATGAGTATCTGCAACAACTTTGAAGGAGCGCTCATGAAGGCGATCCGTTCTCTGGAACAGAACGTGGACAGCCTGATCTTCGGAAACTACGGGGATATGTCAGATGAGGAATTGAAGTCAGAGTTAGAGAAGATCGATGATCTGAGAATCTACGTGATTGCGGAAGCGATCAGAAGAGGCTTTGACTATGACACCATTTTCAACATCACGAAGATTGACCGGTGGTTCTTAGATAAGATTGCTGTTCTGGTAGAGATGGAAAAGAAATTGCAGAGTGCAGGGGAATTGGACAAAGAGCTTCTTGCCGAAGCGAAACGCCTTGAGTTCCCGGATTCTGTCATTGGAAAGCTGACAGGAAAAACCGCAAAAGAGATTAAGGAGCTGAGAAATCAGTTTGACCTCCATGCAGCATATAAGATGGTAGATACCTGTGCGGCTGAGTTTGAGGCCAGCACTCCGTATTACTACTCTATCTACGGAAGTGAAAACGAAGTAGAGGAACTGAGCAAAAAGAAAAAGGTTATGGTATTGGGATCAGGCCCGATCCGTATCGGACAGGGAATCGAGTTTGACTATTGTTCTGTTCACAGTGTGTGGGCTTTGAGAGAGGCTGGATATGAGACGATCATCGTAAACAATAATCCAGAGACTGTATCAACAGATTTTGACGTGGCAGATAAGCTGTACTTTGAGCCGCTGACCGCTGAGGATGTGGAAAGCATCGTCGATCTGGAAAAACCGGACGGAGCGGTTGTACAGTTCGGCGGACAGACCGCGATCAAACTGACCCAGGCTCTGATGGAGATGGGAGTTCCGATTTTAGGAACCAGTGCGGAGAATGTAGATGCTGCTGAGGATCGGGAGTTATTTGATGAGATTCTCGAAGAATGTTGTATTCCAAGACCGAAAGGAATGACAGTATTTACTTGTGAGGAAGCGCTGAACGCGGCCCATGAGCTGGGATATCCGGTTCTTGTGAGACCATCCTATGTTCTCGGAGGACAGGGAATGCAGATCGCCGTTTCCGATGAAGATATCATTTCCTTTATCGAGATCATCAACCGTCAGACACAGGAGCATCCGATTCTGATCGACAAATATTTGGTAGGACGGGAAGTGGAAGTAGATGCCGTATGTGACGGGGAAGAGATTATCATTCCTGGAATCATGGAGCATATTGAGCGTGCCGGAATCCATTCCGGTGACAGTATTTCTGTCTACCCTTCCATTAACTTAAGTGATAAGGTGAAACGTGTCATCGCTGAATACACAAGAAAGCTTGCGAAATCGCTGCACGTTGTGGGACTGATCAACATTCAGTTCATCGTTTGTGACGAGGAAGTATTTGTCATCGAGGTGAATCCACGTTCCAGCCGAACTGTTCCTTATATCAGTAAGGTGACAGGGATTCCGATCGTAGATTTGGCAGCTAAGGTGATCGCCGGAGCTAAGATCAAAAATCTGGAATACAAACCGGGTCTTCAGGATGAATCTGAGTATTATGCTATTAAAAAGCCGGTGTTCTCATTTGAGAAACTGCGCGGGGCAGAGGTCAGCCTTGGACCAGAGATGAAATCCACAGGAGAATGCCTCGGTGTATCTAAAAATTACAACGAAGCGCTTTATAAAGCTTTCCTCGGGGCGGGAATCAATCTTCCGAAATACAAGAAGATGATCCTCACGGTGAAGGATTCTGATAAAATCGACGCGGTGGATATCGGCAGAAGATTTGCGGATCTTGGATATGAGATCTTCTCCACAAGAAGTACATGCAGGGTGCTGAATGAAAATGGAGTGCCTGCTCATCCGATCAATAAACTGGAGGAAGAATCTCCCAACTTGCTTGATTTGATTTTAGATGATAAAATAGATTTGATCATAGACACACCTTCTCAGGGAGTAGGGCGCAGCAAGGACGGATTCCTGATCCGCCGGTATGCGATTGAAACCGGTGTGACTTGTCTTACCAGCCTGGATACAGCGGATGCTCTGCTGACCAGCCTGGAATCAGGAAGCAGAGAAAATTTATCAGTTGTGGACATCGCACAAATTTAA
- a CDS encoding glutamine synthetase family protein has protein sequence MDRYTKQDVIDLVRENDVQFIRLQFSDVFGTLKNVAITARQLEKALDNKCMFDGSSVDGFVRIEESDMYLYPDLDSFLIFPWHSQSGKVARLVCDVYGQDGLPFIGDSRYILKKVLRTSKKLGYNFNVGPECEFFLFHTDEEGCPTTLTHEKASYFDVAPLDLGEAARRDMILNLENMGFEIEASHHEVAPAQHEIDFKYDNALRTADNILTFKFVVKYIAKRHGLYASFMPKPISGVDGSGMHLNMSLWREGQNIFADSRGDLGLSDEAYHFMAGLMKHAPEMSLITNPLVNSYKRIVPGYEAPVDISWSPANRSPLIRVPTARGSGTRLEFRSPDSAANPYLALAVSLAAGIDGLENKLQPGKASTKNQYEVTERAKLKAGIGSLPRDMKEALDLFKDSQFMKEVLGQHIFDRYLDAKQGEWESYQKTVSQWEIDEYLYKI, from the coding sequence ATGGACCGATATACGAAGCAAGACGTCATAGATCTGGTTAGAGAAAATGATGTACAGTTTATCAGGCTGCAGTTCTCCGACGTGTTCGGAACACTGAAAAATGTGGCGATCACGGCAAGACAACTGGAAAAGGCATTGGATAATAAGTGCATGTTTGACGGGTCTTCTGTGGATGGTTTTGTGCGGATAGAAGAATCTGACATGTATTTGTATCCTGATTTGGACAGTTTCCTTATATTTCCCTGGCATTCCCAAAGCGGCAAGGTCGCAAGGCTGGTCTGTGATGTCTACGGGCAGGACGGGCTTCCATTCATCGGGGATTCCCGCTATATCTTGAAAAAAGTGCTCAGAACGAGCAAGAAGCTCGGGTATAACTTTAACGTAGGACCGGAGTGCGAATTCTTCTTATTCCATACGGATGAGGAAGGATGCCCGACCACACTGACCCATGAGAAGGCCAGCTATTTTGACGTGGCGCCGTTAGACCTTGGAGAGGCGGCCAGGCGGGATATGATCCTGAATCTTGAAAACATGGGATTTGAGATCGAGGCATCCCACCACGAGGTGGCGCCGGCCCAGCACGAGATCGATTTCAAGTACGACAATGCGCTCCGCACAGCTGACAATATTCTCACATTTAAATTTGTTGTAAAGTATATTGCCAAGCGCCATGGGCTTTACGCAAGCTTTATGCCGAAACCGATTTCCGGCGTGGACGGTTCCGGTATGCATCTGAACATGTCCCTTTGGAGAGAAGGACAGAATATATTTGCAGATTCCAGAGGTGATCTGGGTCTCAGCGATGAGGCATATCATTTCATGGCAGGATTGATGAAGCATGCACCGGAGATGTCGCTTATCACGAATCCTTTGGTAAACTCCTATAAACGGATCGTGCCGGGCTATGAAGCTCCGGTCGATATCTCCTGGTCTCCGGCCAACCGGAGTCCGCTGATCCGTGTGCCGACCGCCAGAGGAAGCGGAACGCGTCTGGAATTCAGAAGTCCGGATTCTGCGGCCAATCCATATCTGGCGCTGGCAGTGAGCCTGGCGGCAGGGATCGACGGATTGGAAAACAAGCTCCAGCCAGGAAAAGCATCCACGAAGAATCAATACGAAGTCACAGAACGGGCTAAGCTTAAGGCCGGTATTGGCTCCCTTCCAAGGGATATGAAGGAGGCACTGGACCTGTTCAAAGACAGTCAGTTTATGAAAGAAGTGCTCGGACAGCACATTTTTGACCGGTATCTGGATGCAAAACAGGGAGAATGGGAATCCTATCAAAAGACTGTCTCCCAGTGGGAAATTGATGAATATTTGTATAAGATTTAA